In one window of Deltaproteobacteria bacterium DNA:
- a CDS encoding acyl-CoA dehydrogenase family protein: MDTFLSEKHRTVRRSVRAFCERELEPIAKEIDQEARFPWEVVEKMGKLGYFGVQAPKELGGAGMDSVGYIIVIEEISRACAGLGLCVTVHNSVAVYPLLAFGSQDQKRRWAPPLARGEKIGAFCLTEPNAGSDAAGIEATAIRHGDHFLVNANKVFVTNGGVADVCLIFARTDPKAGRKGISVIIAERGTPGFVVGDLEDLCGMRANPVTSIRLYDCQIPAENLLGKEGMGLRIGLAALDTGRVGIAAQAVGIAQAALDEAIRYAKQRRQFGVPIARHQAVQMMIADMATHVDAARLMAFRAAVLRDKGKSFTQEAAMAKLYASEVSSKVTDMAVQIHGGYGYSKSYPVERYYRDARVTRIYEGTSEIHRMVIARGILG, translated from the coding sequence ATGGACACTTTTTTGTCGGAAAAACATCGGACTGTGCGGCGTTCAGTGCGTGCCTTTTGCGAGCGCGAGCTTGAACCCATTGCCAAAGAGATCGACCAGGAGGCCCGCTTCCCCTGGGAAGTGGTGGAAAAAATGGGCAAGCTGGGTTACTTTGGAGTTCAGGCGCCCAAAGAGCTGGGTGGAGCAGGCATGGACTCGGTGGGCTACATCATCGTGATTGAAGAAATTTCACGGGCTTGCGCCGGCCTTGGACTCTGCGTGACCGTTCACAACAGCGTGGCCGTCTACCCGCTTTTGGCCTTTGGCTCCCAAGACCAGAAACGCAGATGGGCGCCGCCTCTTGCCAGGGGCGAAAAAATAGGGGCCTTCTGTCTGACGGAACCCAACGCGGGGTCCGACGCGGCCGGCATCGAAGCCACAGCCATCCGCCACGGTGACCATTTTCTGGTCAACGCCAACAAGGTCTTTGTCACCAACGGCGGCGTTGCTGATGTTTGCCTGATCTTCGCCCGCACAGACCCCAAAGCCGGCCGCAAAGGGATTAGCGTAATTATTGCCGAGAGAGGCACTCCCGGATTCGTGGTGGGTGATCTTGAGGATCTGTGTGGCATGCGGGCCAACCCGGTTACATCGATTCGCCTTTATGACTGCCAGATACCGGCCGAAAATCTCTTGGGAAAGGAAGGCATGGGGTTACGTATCGGGCTTGCAGCGCTTGATACCGGCAGGGTCGGTATTGCTGCCCAGGCCGTCGGTATTGCCCAGGCCGCGCTCGACGAAGCGATCCGGTACGCCAAACAACGCCGCCAGTTTGGTGTTCCTATCGCCAGGCACCAGGCTGTGCAGATGATGATCGCTGACATGGCCACGCATGTAGATGCGGCCCGGCTTATGGCCTTTCGTGCGGCTGTGCTGCGCGACAAGGGGAAGTCTTTTACCCAGGAAGCGGCCATGGCCAAGCTCTATGCCTCAGAGGTTTCGAGTAAGGTGACAGACATGGCCGTCCAGATCCACGGTGGATACGGGTACTCCAAATCGTACCCTGTGGAGCGGTACTACCGCGATGCCAGGGTGACGAGAATTTACGAGGGAACCAGCGAGATTCACCGCATGGTTATTGCCAGGGGTATATTGGGATAG
- a CDS encoding electron transfer flavoprotein subunit beta/FixA family protein — protein MGFHIIVCVKAVIVDTSHGRVIRSPDQLALNPFDRPALEAALHMKEERGGTVTSLSMGPAACAFVLYETMAMGVDRSVLLCDPALAGSDTLATSTALAAAIKKLAPFDLVLFGTRTTDSDTGQVGPQTAVLLDLPLVTWAHSVEHEGSGLRIDRRADGFQEEFALSLPAALTIHPASAQPRDIGLLGIEAAFEQGKVEEWGLENLGLSRDQVGEAGSRTSVLSLTPVARERKCEFISGTAEEQAEELITRLKESGLIG, from the coding sequence ATGGGATTTCACATCATTGTATGCGTCAAAGCCGTGATTGTGGACACCTCGCATGGGCGGGTGATCCGGTCGCCTGATCAATTGGCGCTGAACCCGTTTGATCGGCCAGCTCTGGAGGCCGCTCTGCATATGAAGGAAGAGCGTGGCGGGACAGTGACTTCTCTTTCCATGGGCCCGGCAGCTTGTGCTTTCGTTCTCTACGAAACCATGGCCATGGGTGTAGACCGCAGCGTTCTGCTTTGTGACCCTGCGCTTGCCGGATCAGATACGCTCGCAACGTCCACCGCTCTGGCTGCCGCAATCAAAAAGCTCGCCCCGTTTGATCTGGTCCTTTTCGGCACCAGGACAACCGATAGCGACACGGGCCAGGTAGGACCACAGACCGCTGTCCTGCTTGATCTGCCTCTGGTGACCTGGGCGCATTCCGTTGAGCATGAGGGCTCTGGCCTCCGCATTGACCGCAGGGCTGATGGATTCCAGGAGGAGTTTGCACTTTCTCTGCCTGCTGCGCTGACCATCCATCCGGCTTCGGCACAGCCCAGGGATATCGGGCTTTTGGGGATCGAAGCAGCTTTCGAGCAAGGAAAGGTCGAAGAGTGGGGCTTGGAAAACCTGGGCCTTTCCCGGGACCAGGTTGGAGAGGCAGGATCGCGTACCAGTGTGCTCTCTTTGACGCCGGTTGCCAGGGAAAGAAAATGCGAGTTCATATCGGGCACTGCTGAGGAGCAGGCCGAGGAATTAATAACGCGACTGAAGGAATCGGGGTTGATCGGTTAG